The genomic DNA GGAAAATGTAATGctaccagtggtgtagtctatttttttgtagtgagtatactgtGATTTCCCCTCCCAGCCTCATACTCGCCTGTCCCAGAGCGTCGCACTGTGACGTTTCCgagttttttttatctattaGCAATAACATCTGCTGAACAGGGCTTAAATTTACTCAAAAGTATTTAAGTATTAGTTTTAGTATAAGCTGTTTACAATTGTCCACACCATGGCTAACAAATGCATAAAAAGCTGACGAAAGGAGAAAAAAGCTCCACTCTTTCTGTTTTAGTTAATTATCTGACCATTGAGACTAACATTACCATATAGTAATTTAATTGTGTAAAGTAATGCACATTTAAGATTTAAGAATTTACTCTAATTTGCATAGTCATTGACCTTATGAATTTCCATTGCTTATATCAGCTTtgcatgtgtgcacacacacacacacacacacacacacacacacacacacatgcacagacacacacacacacacacacacacacacacacacacagacacaacacacacacacacacacacacacacacacacacacacacacagagacacaacacacacacacacacacacacacacacacacacacacacacacacacacacacaaagacacaacacacacacacacacagacacaacacacacacacacacacagacacaacacacacagacagacacacacacgcacacacacacacacacacacatacacacacatgcacagacacaacacacacacacacacacacacacacacacacacacagacacacacacacacacacaacacacacacacacacacacacacacagagacacaacacacacacacacacacacacacagagacacaacacacacacacacacacacacacacacacacacacacacacacacacacacacacacacacacacacacagagacacaacacacacacacacacacacatgcgatATCATATAAGCTACTCTCACTTACCAGGTAACAGTAACGTGGTAGAATTTTCCGGCTGGTTTtttgtaacgttaacgttaaccaTCGGGTCATCATGATCTGTGGCAGCCGACGCAGCGGTAGCTTCAGGGACAGACTTTTGAAAAAACTGAAGTAGTGTTTTTTGGGTCTGTTTACGTTTCATGTCTCGTTACTTTAAAACATTGTTCAAACTCTATCAGTTGCAAGAAAGGAAAGACCGCGCAAAGAATGACCGCCAAACAACTTGTTGTTGCTTAGTAACTTTAAGTGACGTCGCGTCAGATCCAGGGCACGGCCACGGAAGCCCAAAGATCCAAATGTCAGTGCTtcacaacacagacggggtgaATTTATGAATGAAAGTGAGAACGTTCTGTCACAATGATGTTACGTATCATCGCACTtttgtaagtgggtatatggaaatccttgacttttcctagtgggtatacggcgtatacctgcgtatcacgtagactacaccactgaatgCTACCAAGCTACGGCCGAGCTAGTAACCTTTCTGAAGAggtgacgtcaggctacggctTACGGTCCGTGTCTCCTCGTAGCCACagcgtagatttaacgcagaagcgtAAATCACGCTTAACTATGCAGCAGTAGTTCAGTCTATAGACCAGTTTGGAGTGTATGTCACAGTTAACTTACAGCAGATGCTCACGCATTGTGGTGGCAGAAAAACAGCTGAAACAATGGTGAATATACTGTTTATCgcaatacatccatggtttttCAGGGATGAgtttcttataatacatccatggggatAGCTGGCTAGTTTCTAGTCTAGCTTGACCAACGTAGCATTAAAACATGGTGGACTACACCATGTTTTAATGCTACGTTGGTTACAGAAAATAAGCCAAACAGCCTACTGGTGAACAGTGGCAGTGCTGGCTCCAGAGACGgataagttagctagctaactagccagccctaacgttagctgctctGTCTTTGGAGTAGCTACCTCCGTTCTCCTACCAGCGAAGTAGTCGGCCAGCGGCGGGGAGGCCGCGGGGTTAGCTAGGTAGGGACAGGGTTGGGCgatatgtttatattttttcaacCGGCCACCATCACTACAGTAACAGGCGGCGGCTGGGATCGTTAACATTAACCACCACCAAAAATACGTCGGCTCCATAGCTGTTTCCCTGCTGTGAGTCAGTCCCACTGCCCACTGACCGGCTCGTTCTTCTGAATCAGACCATTAAATTAGCTAAATAAAATCAGCCAACAAATCTCTCAGCTCTACTACTTCAGTCTAACTTTTAGTCTGATAAACTATAAAGTCTTTGAACAAACGTAGCTAGTTGTCCAGGCTTAAATGGCCGTGTTTTCATCTAAACTGGGTTGGGAAATCGATAGATCCCACCACAACTGTCACTTTTCTGCCACCAGTTAAGCCCcgacaacaaaaacatcataatgGTTTACAAACACCAAAATGGTCCATGGGGGTTTGGTTTGGGAGGGTTCAGAGGATAAGCCTAAAGTAGGcctattattataattattattattattattattattattattattatttagttttCTTCTGTTGCTTAGACATAAGATGATCCAGTCAGAAACAGTTTAAAATGAAAGAGGACTTCATACTCAGAATATATTAAAACAGAATCAAGTTAAAATAAGAGTTTTATAATATAgtaatacaaatatttatttattccattTCATGTTATTATTACTGCCTTTATTCTGTTTCTGTGTAATGCCATCTGCATATTGTTAAATACTTAGGCCTTGAAGAAACTTTTTGTCACATCCAGTTCTCGCTCTTAgttcatattttgtttgtttccctgacttcctgttttattttgttaattgaccgtctgtctctgtttcaggtcacttgttttcccgcctgtgtgattacccTCCCTTCCCTAATGTGTGTCACCTGTGTGTAATCGTCTTCCCCTGTCCCAGTGTATATATACTCACCTTGTGTCATTTATCAGTTGCCAGATTgttgtagtaccttgtgtgtctCACTCTCACTTTTTGACCACATCTTTTGCCTGCCGATTTTGTACCTTTGCCTGGATGTGTACTCTGTACAATAATTACAATTACCTTTTACTCTCTGCTCTGCGTtgtgcatttgggtccactgtTGCTCCATGacacttttcttttctcccATTTCAGACTCTGACCAGCTGAGAGACATGGCATCCAAAATGTCAAGAGGTAACACATTATTTTCCTACTGCTTTCTCCATTATTCAATGCACATGAGAGATGATAAATCAGCAAACTTGTCGTCATTTCCAGCTGTAATTATAACACTTGaagatatatagttaaacaGGGAGGTCCCACCTATCTGTGGTCTCTGCTGTGattatttctctcctgtgtaGCTTCGCTAGcatctttgataaaccaaatttAGCGTTAGGAACAGCAACATCTCAGTCTGCATCTATTTTCAAACTATGTAAGCTACGTCACAGCCAAGAATCAAAATGTTCTGACTGGATGAGACGATACCTCTCTTCATCGAACAAGTACTCAcaacagcagtcctcacagtgTCTGATGTAAAGTTCTGTGTATTTTTATCTGCAGGTCCTGCTGACTTGAGGATCGTTCTGGTTGGGAAGACAGGGGCGGGGAAGAGTTCAGCAGGAAACACCATCTTGGCCAGAGAGGCTTTTAAAGCTGAACTGTCCTCCGGTTCTGTGACATCTGAATGCAAGAAAGCAAGAGGAGAGGTTGGAGGGAAGAAGGTTGCAGTCGTCGACACTCCAGGGCTGTTTGACACGCGTTTAAACAATGAAGAAGTGTTGAAAAGGATCACGATGTGTATCGGTATGTCCTCTCCTGGTCCTCATGCCTTCCTGGTGATTCTTCAGATCGGCAGGTTCACAGAGGAAgagaaacaaactgtgaaaatgaTTCAAGACACATTTGGTGAAGATGCAGATAACTACACAATGGTGCTGTTTACCCATGGAGACAAGCTGAAGAAACAAACCATTGAACAGTTTGTTTCAAAGAGCGACGGCCTGCAAGAaatcattcagaaatgtcatGGTCGTTATCACGTCTTCAACAACGAGGTGGAAAACCCGTGTCAAGTCATTGAGCTTCTGAAGAAGATAGACAGGATGATCAAGGATAATGGTGGGTCGTACTACACCACAGAGATGTACATAAAAGCAGAGGAAGAAATAGAGAAGAAGAAACAACAAATCCTGAAAGAGACTGAGgcacagaagaagaaagagatggAGGAACTGAAAGCCAAATACTCTGGGGAGATGTTGGAAATGCAAAAAGAAATTGTGAGATTAAGACATGAGGCTGAAGCAAGAGCTAACGCTGAACGTCAATGTACAGTACAACCCGTCCACAACCCCTGTCTACTCCCCTGTGTAATTATATAGCAGCTTCTCTGGTGTGAGatagtatacagtataatgtcAGTGAGTTAGCTACAACTTGTTATTTTCAGACTAAATTAGTTTCCTTGTAGGCCCAGTGTCTGAATGATGAGTCAGCAGCTCCTGATGGATGTACAGTCAActatcactggattactttgaGTTAAAAACAAGTTATGATTTCTAAGCCGATTTCTGAAATCGTCCTTACTTTGTaggttaaagggtaactaccgtttttttcacgtttttgtgtctatgtgcctgatgggaacaacaatctttgacattgatcCTCATGGCTCCAACATAATTATATCCACATGGCCCCAACATATAAtctgtcgaaaaagtcataaaaagtcataaaaagttataaaaagttataataagCATATAGTGTGTCAGTGCTCCACCCAGTGATCATACTGAAGAAAAAGCTAAAAACAAGTTCTGCAGCCTCTGTTTCGTATGATTTCTAATCAGATTTATTAATTTTAAATAACATTGGACATAGAGGTGACAGGGAATATCTGAAAGATTAAGTCACACTGAATCTATAAATATGTTAATCATGTCTGTTTAGATTTTACTGAATTATGACTCTGAGAAGGAGTCAGATTTTTGATGCAAATGTTGCCAATGAGGCACCTTAATCAGACATGAAAGCTGTTTGGATATGTATGTAAAATGATTATTATGTAATAACACGTGTTGTACAAAACATGTTCAATCATCAGTGTGTTTAGTTGCAGATTGTGggttgtgggttttttttatttactttcttttcttttattgtccatattattcatgtggatttgttattttatcatcctgtttatcatgtatgtgtatgttgtgtgtggtggCTTTAAGCtacttgaatttccccttggtgataaataaagtatctatctatctatctggaTGTTTTGGCCACAGttgcattttgttgtttttcatatTTGATGTATTTTCTCTGTCAGCATGTGACTTAATTTCTATAAAaattatatatacactatatatatatatatatatatatatatatatatatatatatatagacagatataaaatatcttcctttttttttaaacatctttacttttttaaaacGTCTTCACTTTGTAGGTTAAAATGCAGGTCCTCACAAGGATATGTAAACACttttcagatttaaaaaaatatatataaaaaaacatgcaaaacaaagaaaacaaaaaaacaatgaacaaaTGCTGAAAACcttaaacctaaaaaaaaagtcctcacaaaaatattgaaaaaaaaatgtcgaacagcagaaaaaaacttCCTCACCTTAAAGTTCAGGTCCttgtggctgggttagctcagttggtagagcaggcgcacatatatatatatatatatataaatatatatatatatatatatatatatatatagagagagagagagagagagagagagagagagagagaggtttactcctcgacgcagctgccgtgggttcgactccgacctgcagccctttgctgcatgtcattcccccctctctccccgcTTTCATGTCTtgatctgtcctgtgaaaataaaagcctaaaaatgcccataaaataatctttaaaaaaacataaagtccaggtcctcacaaagatacgtaaacaaacacacacacacacacacacacacacagagaaacgcacacccacacacacacacacacagacacacagccacacacagacacacacacacacacacacacacacacacacacacacacacacacacacacacacagacacacacacacacacacacacacacacacacacacacacacacacacacacacacacacacacacacacacacacacacacacacacacacacacacacacacacatacagattcacaaaatggtccaaaagaCATCAAAAACTTCGATAAAAAGGGCCAAAAGTGTTTTTGTAGATGTATTTTCTCTGTCAGCATGTGACTTGTGCATTCTTATTTCtataaaatgatatatatatatatatatatatatacagatataaataTAAAGGAAGATATAAAatatcttccttttttttaaaatatctttACTTCTTAAAACGTCTTCACTTTGTAGGTTAAAATGTAGGTCCTCACAAGCATATGTAAAAACttttcagattaaaaaaaaatgtcataaaagtgaagaaaaagcaaaacaatgaaCAACAAATGCTGAAaaccttgtttgtgtgtgtgtgagtgtgtgtgtgtgtgtgtgtgttttgtgtgtgtgtgtgtgtgtgtgagtgtgtgtgtgtgtgtgtgtgtgtgtgttttgtgtgtgtgtgtgtgtgtgtgtgtgagtgtgtgtctgtgtgtgtgtgtgtgtgtgtgtgtgtgtgtgtgtgtgtgtgtgtgtgtgtgtgtgtgtgtgtgtgtgtgtgtgtgtgtgtgtgtgtctgtgtgtgtgtgtgtgtgtgtgtgtgtgtgtgtgtgtgtgtgtgagtgtgtgtctgtgtgtgtgtgtgtgtgtctgtgtgtgtctggaatGGCTTCAATGATCATACTAATTCATTATTAGGTTAAAAACACTGAAATTCATGGACCAGGTGAACCAGAAAACTACGTTACTTCTGTATGAAGCTCGAAATAACCTACTTCCTCCCAACATACAATCCATGGTTAGAGAAAGAGaagtgataatgatgatgatgatgaacatCATCATTCTCTCATCTCTTTAGTCGCTGCTCAGGTCGAGTTTGGCGATGTACGGCGAGCGGAAGGATCCCAGGTAAAAACTCCCAGCATGCTTGTGGGCCTCGCTGACGTAGGCCGCCACCAGGCCACCGGGGTCGTGGAAGCTGCGGGTGCAGACGCCGCCGTCGTGCAGCTCCGCCACCAAACTGTACCGCGGGACAAACTTCATCAGGACGTCCTGGCTGAACAGCTgcaggggggagggagggaatagggagggagggaaacaaggagggaaggaaacaaagagggagagagggaaggaaacaaagagggagagagggaaggaaacaaggagggagagagggaaggaaacaaggagggagagagtgaaggaaacaaggagagagggagagagggagggagggagggagggaattttttttcaatgtttttgacgctttttataaaataaattctgatgtttttgttgtgttttaaagagttttctttatttcttttctttcttcttaaatctagaccaccctagtggtcgtctagcaactctccgttggcttgcgagctggataaaccaaactctagtcaggccaatcacatcgtgtatagagtcggtaggcggggcttaacataatgacggcagagttcagcgtgaattccctgctacttgaaaacaaagaagatggctgctgctgctgcgaacagcggtctttggaatcggctttggccgcgactctggaagacttggagttcagcttttctttgagaaaagaacaaagaacggctctgaagtcattcttaaaaaaggaagatgtgttcagagtttaaagttgaatctatcaactagcgttgctctggttggttgtagctcTATCCAAcggggtaagcctctctccacaacgcgtagctcctatggcgccattctgatgctaccaagccatcacctcccgttagcatcccattgactgccattcattctgacgtcactttgacagagaataactttacatctgaagagtttaaagactctatttgtccattgtttatttctaaagaaacacgacaatgtataaaaggctccattaccttgtacctcacgttatggctccgtagcagacgtttttataaaaataggctaacgattgggtcataaccacgagacttactgtctcatagtagaggaattaccgtatagtacaggagaagctctcaggcagtttggacttccattagctgtttaagtttaattactaatgttaactatcattttagtgatcaataattagcctgtgtctatgttatctccttacatatacctacgctctccgtctctgctagattgggaatgattgagatttctcttggcacagctaccagaagacttccaactttcagacaggttgctcacgtcacatctacgtcttcaagctcagttggaggctgctcagtaacgctcagccatcaccgggaaagagactagACTAGGAATAtgtttatatcacttttttaaatgtttttttgttgcttttattggcacttttgaaaaatgttgtgttttttttttcgccGTTTAAAAGCTGTCTTTGACATTTTAGCCGCTTTTCCTAAAAACAATTTTGGCCCTTTTATCTAAGTTTTTGATGTCTTTTGGACCagtttgtgtgtggatgtgtgtgtgtgtgtgtgtgtgtgtgtgtgtgtgtgtgtgtgtgtgtatgtgtgtgtgtgtgtgtgggtgtgtgtgtgtgtgtgtgtgtgggtgtgcgtttctctgtgtgtctgtttgtttacatatctttgtggggacctgaaCTTTAACCTTCAAagtgaggtttttttttgggtGCTCTTTTTAAATCTGAAAAGTGTTTACATATCTTTGAAGACGTTTTAAGAAAGTatagatgtttaaaaaaaggaagatatttcatatttgtctatatatatataattttatagAAATGAAGACACACAAGTCACATGCTGACAGAGAAAATACATCAAAAATGAAACATGACAAAATGCAACTGTGGCCAAAACATccagatagatagaaagatactttattgatccccacggggaaattcaaggtcccagtagattaaagacatcacacacaacatacacatacatcataacaggatgataaaataacaaatccacatgaataatatggacaataaaagaaaagaaagtaaataaaaaaatccacaacCCACAATCCGCCTCTAAACACACTGATGATTGAACATGTTTTGTACTACACGTGTTATTACATAATAATCATTTTACATACATATCCAAACAGCTTTCATGTCTGATTAAGGTGCCTCATTGGCAACATTTGCATCAAAAATCTGACTCCTTCTCAGAGTCATAATTCAGTAAAATCTAAACAGACATGATTAACATATTAATAGATTCAGTGTGACTTAATCTTTCAGATATTCCCTGTCACCTCTATGTCCAATGTTATTTAAAATTAATAAATCTGATTAGAAATCATACGAAACAGAGGCTGCAGAACTTGTGTTTAGCTTTTTCTTCAGTATGCTCACTGGGTGGAGCACTGACACACTATATGCTTATTATaggcatactatacaattacttttgtTATAACTTTTATGACTTTGTTTGACAGACTATATGTTGGAGCCATGAGgatcaatgtcaaagattgttgttcccctctgtcacttagacacaaaaacgtgaaaaaaacggtagttaccctttaacctACAAAGTAAGGACGATTTCagaaatctgcttagaaatcatAACTTGTTTTTAACtcaaagtaatccagtgatagTTGACTGTACATCCATCAGGAGCTGCTGACTCATTCAGACACTGGGCCTACAAGGAAACTAATTTAGTCTGAAAATAACAAGTTGTAGCTAACTCACTGACATTATACTTATATATACATTATCTTACACCAGAGAAGCTGCTTAACTGATTACACAGGGGACTACAACTTGGGGGGGTTGTACTGAACAGTGACGTTCAGCGTTAGCTCTTGCTTCAGCCTCACATCTtaatttcatcatttctttttgCATTTCCAACATCTCCCCAGAGTATTTGGCTTTCAGTTCCTCCatctctttcttcatctgtgCCTCAGACTCTTTCAGGATT from Sander lucioperca isolate FBNREF2018 chromosome 15, SLUC_FBN_1.2, whole genome shotgun sequence includes the following:
- the LOC116066730 gene encoding GTPase IMAP family member 9-like, whose product is MTLFFSPISDSDQLRDMASKMSRGPADLRIVLVGKTGAGKSSAGNTILAREAFKAELSSGSVTSECKKARGEVGGKKVAVVDTPGLFDTRLNNEEVLKRITMCIGMSSPGPHAFLVILQIGRFTEEEKQTVKMIQDTFGEDADNYTMVLFTHGDKLKKQTIEQFVSKSDGLQEIIQKCHGRYHVFNNEVENPCQVIELLKKIDRMIKDNGGSYYTTEMYIKAEEEIEKKKQQILKETEAQKKKEMEELKAKYSGEMLEMQKEIVRLRHEAEARANAERQCTVQPVHNPCLLPCVII